The DNA window ctaaAGTTAAATTGACGGAGTTGAGTGGCCGGTGTGATACGGTATACTGCACCTCTGAAAAGTGTTACTTCTCTAAATTTGGGGTTGTGGCTTTACCCCATCACATGGCCCACGCAAACGCACCCAGGATTACAGAGCATCCACATTATGATCAGTATCTTAGTGTGCATAACTGTTCAAAATAAGCCTAAATATTTTACTAAAAGGTTGTTAAGCTATCTCTTAGGGACACATTGTGCAGTTGTGCCCTATCCTGTTTCAGTGCTTATGAATCAGTATTTGTTGTAGTTGAGACCCGTTAAAGTGAGTGATGGGCCTTTTTTCACGTTTGACACCGTAATGTCTTCCGTCCCCTCAGAGCACGCCGACGCTACTTTAAGCTCCCACTGTTGAGTCTGATCACAGAGACACTCCTCTCTCCGGCCAAGGGCCTTTTTTTAGCTGTTAAAATTCATCCTGACgtataaataattaaacatgtcattaaaatgaccaaatgaGCCTGGGGTGATTTATGGCACATTCGGCCCCCGCCCCAGCACACGTGAGAGATTATTGATGAAGGCAGAATTACCCTCCTGCCTTGCTTCTTTTCTGTCTGCTCACTTCTTTTTGTGGAAGTATTTAGAATCGTCCTTCACATAATGAATTATTCCCTATTAGAAAATTATTAATAGGACAGAAAAATAAGTTATTGAGTTTGCCACCAGCGGCGTAGGACTGAACTGTCAGGGACCGTGTGCTCTGGAAAATGAGGCTGCAAAAGTGAGATTTGCTTTGCTTGTATGTTCAGGCAGAATGACGAAAGGccaaacagagaggggaaatatAGTTTCCTAACACTTTAAGGGTCTTGTCGGTTTCTCCGCCAGTTCATGTTTCCTAGACTCATTTTGATTATTGATCTGTACAGTTCCCTAGCAAGCGCATCTccgttgtttgtttgttttttttccccgagtAATTACTtttaccttatttatttatttatttatttatttagctccTCTATTTGTCGctttaataaaataatgttttatagGAACAGTTTatagattggggggggggggggggggggggggggcgaataacacattaaataggaaaaaaaaaaagctgtattaAAAATGAGATTATTTCTTCGCTTGCAGCTGCGGACCTTCCTGTTTGAATTATATGGACTGTGTCTCTatagaaggttttttttttctcccctagACTTAAGAGCTCTTTCTGCAATCTAGTGcattgtctgtttatttttctgtaagGACAAGCTTGTTGCTGTAAAGTGGTCATCTGACATAACTGCAGAAGGAAGAGTGCTCTCAGGCTGTGTTGAGGGGAGGCGCAGTGCCGATGAAAGAGCCTTATTATCCTGCGTACGGAGCTGAATTCACTGCTGTACTGGTTGGATGGCATTAGTCCTGTCAACCAAGAACAGACATTGATCTTCACACTCTTTGGATCAGTCCTCTCCACGAGTGCATTTTCATATTATAAAACCCACAGATTTCATAAGCACTGTGCCTGCCCAGGTGTGCGTTCAGCCCCCCCTTTTTTGAGCCAGTGTTAGTGATACTCTGTCTGACATTTGTCAGTAGAGCTCCCCGTTTTTGTCACGTTATCGGTACGTTTGACGACACCGGCTCTGACAGCCCTGCCGCAGTTGACGGTTCGCTCTGGTACTTAACAGAATTGCTCTGTTCTTCAGGCCCCTGTACGTGACGGTGGTTTACCAGGGCAAGTATTCTCACTGCATGAGGATCGGCGTTGCCGTGCCGCTCAACAGCACTGTGTCGAGGTTGAGAGAGGCTGTGTCACGGGAGACCAAGATACCCCCAGACCAGGTACTGTACCCAGAGCCTCATTAAGGCTGCTGCCATTACATGTTAAACACACTTACAAAAGATGTCGCGGCATTAACTTCAATgcgtttcatttcatttccaataaatatttttatcttACTCAGCCGTAGGTGTTTTGGATCCGCGTTTCAAAATCTATTATTTTTCACTCAGCATGTAAATTGCTTCTACATTTGGTAGGAATAGTCAATAGGTTATTCTAGGGAACTTGAATCCACAATGTTAAAAAGAACGAtggagggggggaaaaacagcagaaaaagacaGTTTTAGAGTGAAAATGATTGAGGTATTGAATTGGAATAAAAGTGACACATGCAATTAAAATGTCAGGATGATAAATCCCTGAATAACATTACATATGTCCAGAAAATGTTCTCAGTGGGTGTAAGCCAGTGTCGTCGCACACAAACCTCGTAATAATTAGAAACGAGACAAGCAACTCTTGGATACGCCTCAGGAGCCCTCATAATGCGCTTCAAATCTCATTTTTCCTCCATGAACAAACCATTATCTATCCAAAGATGATGTCCTTACACCATTATTACTGGCTGCATTTTCCCGGCCTGCAGACTCACAGCTGTGCCACTAGTGACACTCACCGCTCGGCATAACTATAATACTGGTGATGGGTGCAAAGTGACATTTTAAGGATGAAGACAGAGCTTCTCTCTGGTTACAGCCCACCAAGATAAAGACCAACAAATGTCCAGTTGTCCTGTCACTGATCCGCTGTGAACTGTGATTAAAAATTATGGCCATGCTGTCTGTACATTGTGACCACATCTTTGTCTCTTTAATTTGGAATGTCTGATTTCCCATGGCCTTGTGGAAAAGCTCTCTCTCGGACATGTATGAACCCATTCACTTCAATCACACTGGGTTGAGCAGAGTTGGCAGAGCTTGCTTGGTGGACGGCTCTGTTTGCTTATCTCTCTGCAGTACTAGACTGATCACGATGGTGATCACTGCTTAGTAAAGAGGAAAACTGACCTTGTATGACCCACCTGTCCATGGGGACACAGCTGGTAGAGCCAGCTGGTGTCCCCTACACTCTTGGCTGCAGTTGGCAAAtatctgatatttttttaacttttaaggctcaaaatgaaaaacagcggTTGAGGCTAAATCCCCATGTTTGTATCTTTACATGGCATCAGTCGCCGTGGTGTCCATCACTGTTGGTCTGTAGACATTAATGCAGTGTTTATGTTCTGGCCTTGACACTTAAAGAGATGTACCGGGGCAGCATTTTAGAAGTGTCAGTTAATAGCTTCAGTAAAATGCTGCGTGAATCTTTTTCATCCTGCGTTTTCCTATCCAATGTCCCTGGCAGCGTGAGATGGAAATACCTCCAGCTGAACTACGGTTACAAAGCACACAGGGGCCTTGTTTAAAGCTTGGAACGTACTAACGATGACAAGATTAATGTTGGcttgtgtcagtcagtcagaaccatttgtctcttttctctgggcAGTTTGTCCTGACTGAGATGTACTATGACGGCTTCCACCGCTCTTTCTGTGACGATGACGACGATCTTGACATCATTCAAGAAAGCGACTCGATCTTTGCTTTCGAAACGCCCGAGACATTTCGATTAGAGAACATTCGATCTAAAAGAGGTAATACCTTTATTCTGGATTTTACTATGTACATGTCATTTCTGATTGTTAACAGTTGTTTAGCAGCTCAGAAGCAGGACTGTATTTATGTTATGATAAATAAATTGTCGTGTAACAGCATAGGAATCGAATAGTTTGAAACACATATACGTTTAGTGAATGATAAAATATATGATTTTCCTGAGCATCAGGTTTAGCTGCCTCGCCCCAGAATTACTGAGCGGTGTTGCTAACCTTTCTCCCTCTCGGTTCCAGGGAGCCTCCTCGCAAATTTGAATCAGAACAATTTGAAATACGGATCTGAGTGCAGCAGGACTCCATCTTTTATGCAGGGAGCAATGAACCCAGCGTCGCCCAATAAAAACAcgggaaatgagaaaatgatccTGCTGATCTGCAACAGAGCCTGCACTGGACATCAGGGACGGAGGTCCGTATGACCCAACACTCAAAACTCACAAAATTACATTAGTTCAGTTTTGCGGTTTTAGCAACGGCAACAAAAAGTGCAGTCTAGCGTGCGTTCGCTGCTTCCTCTTTCCCACGTTTCGCTTTGTTTATATATCACAGAATTTGTAGTGACACGTCAAAGTATTCCctgttttaagtttgttttcatttcattatgtcCAAAGGCGATTTGCCGCAATTTCAGACCTGCCGTGTGATGACAATCACAGAGCTTTGAGTTGATATCTGTGGATAGGACTCGTAAAGCTTCTCTGTGTGATGGTCTTCTCCCAGGTTTGGGCTTCCTTTCGTATTGTACATGGAGCGCACTGTAACATGGGATGTTCTCCAGAAGGAAATCCTGGAGAAAATGCGTCACCTGCTGAGGCCCGGAGTTTACGTTCAGGTAAGTCGACCGTATCGGTGCTTTTCGAACCATGCTGTGAATATTTCGAAACTAAAAGGTACAGTTTTTAACGACTATGTCTGTATAGTGTGATCCTTTTGGGTTtagtttctcatttttcagggattacagtactgttttttttttttttttttttaaacagtaagtTAATGGAAGTAATTGTGTGTTTTAGGTGGGTCCCTTCAGTCTACGAGTAGTTGGTGTTGTTGGAATCACGTACCTGTTGCCTCAAGAAGAACAGCCACTGTGCCACCCCACTGTGGAAAGGTCAGTCAGCATCATTTTCAAACCATTAACTGTCATCTAGGTTTTTCTCCCAGTTCAAACTATGCATAGGACCGCCTAACAAATTTTCCCAGACAATGACCTTAAATTCCCTTTTCATTTAGAGGATGTCTTAAACTTGaaccctttcttctctctgttttttttccttcttcttcttttttatttttttggttaatgtgtgtggtatttttCCATTGTTACTATTGGATGGGTTCCAAGTGGTTAGACAGGCTTGTGCAAGAAACTTATTTTGGTTCTTTAACTTAATCTTCTCCGTTCAGAGCTTATAAATCCTGTGGGCAAGGGGGTCCTCCTCATGTCAAGATTGTGGTGGAATGGGACAAAGAGACTAAGGATTAGTGAGTAAAGCTGAATAACAAGATTCATTCATCTTCTGCCCTTTTGAtccactctgtgtttctgctggGAAAAGTGCACGATCCAAAACTATTTCCATAAATATCATTTTGACTTGAGAAACATTTTTACGATTTATTCCTACTTGAAGCGGAGCCAAAACTATGaaatttgttgcttttttaaattttttttttttaatccagtgcACATGATGATAAAAAGGTTATATATTCAACACACAAGATCAAAATCACAAAGTTTTCATGTTGTAACATTAAAGACTCTGAGAATATTGACATTAATGTGACCTAGCTGTTGTAACATGACTGTGAATATGACTCACAGTGAgtgctgtggttttttttttgtttgttttgttttggtttttttgctttgtccttCAGTCTGTTTGGACACATTGAGGAGGAGTACATTCCTGACGCTGAGAGTGTGTAcctgcacagagaacaacatCACCAGCCCCAGGCCTGCACCCTCGCTCAGTGCTTTCAGCTCTACACCAAAGAGGAGCAGGTAATAGTCTGGCCTAAACTGTCTGTACAAAACTCACAATAGTTTCATACAAGAGGGTTCAGgcctttcaggaaaaaaaaaagtgcttttcagTCTAGTTTTTAGCCCCTCTAAGGTTTCAGTTCTTTAATGGCAGGGTAAAAAAGTTTGAGGTTGCTAGTTTTCTGCTGTTATTGCTGATTTTAAATTGCAAAGTCGTCTTTTGCCCTGGAAGGATGCCACACGTAATTTAAATAGACGCTGCGGCTGGCCGGGGCTGGTGGTGTTCAGTTAAAGAGGGGTTTGAAAGTCTGGCTCAGCTTGTAAAAACATGGGTGcagtgaaaatacagaaatgtgaGCTCTGAAGAACCACCACCGCTGCTGTGCGTTCTTGTCCTTGCTTTAAGTTGCCTGTGCTATGTTTGTTCCAGTTGGCTCCGGACGACGCCTGGCGCTGCCCCCACTGCAAGCAGCTGCAGCAGGGCCGCATCAAGCTAAGCCTGTGGACCCTGCCTGATGTTCTTATCCTGCACCTCAAGAGGTTCAGACAGGTAATGTAAAGCAAAACTAAACTCTGCCCATTAATCTTAACTATGGTCAAAAACAGGTGGAGGTTTAAGGGTTAATGTGTTGAGCTTGTGCTCTGTAGGAGGGAGACAGGAGGGTTAAGATGCAGAACATGGTGAGGTTTCCTCTCATTGGAATGGACATGGCTCCCCACATGGTGAAGAGGAGCCAGAGCAGCTGGAGCCTGCCCTCACACTGGTCGCCGTGGAGAAGACCTTACGGGCTGGGTCGTAACCCGGACGACTACCTTTATGATCTGTATGCTGTTTGCAATCATCATGGCAACATGCATGGGGGTCATTATACAGGTAACGCCATGTGGTTGCTGTGCCTagtattgttttttaaaatccaGTCATATACTGTCTTGCACCAAGTACACGTTTTAATTTGCAAGGCATCCTGCCTTCATTTCGCTGTAAGAACAATCAGTGGTCTTTACCTCAACACTTGATGAGGATACAGGATGCAGGTCATAGCTTAAGACTTCTCATTCTTGGGCAACTCCTACAGCTTACTGTAAGAACTCCATCGATGGACGGTGGTACTGCTTTGATGACAGTGAGGTTCAGCCAATAGCTGAAGAGGATGTCTGCCACCAGACAGCGTACATTCTGTTCTACCAAAGGAGGACAACAATTCCCTCATGGTCTGCCAACAGCTCCGTTGCAGGTGAGTCCCATCACTTTATTGGTTTTTAGGTTGACACATTCTGCTGATTCATCTATCGTGTCAACCTGGAGGCTTTTTTTGAAGTGGTAACTCAGATAACGGATGAATCCCTACATTTCTCTCGTAGCTGACTCAtaggtttttggtttttttttttttggttgttttttttttttttttttccacagcacaAAGATAAAACTTAATTTGAGCAGGTCACTTTCTGCTGAGCTTTTGACTCAAattgagaaatgttttttggaGTTAACAATATCACGGAAACAAACTGACTTTTGGTCTGCTTGGCCCAGTTGGCCATGGAAGTAAAATATCAgctataaactttttttttttttttttggagccgttttcttctcctctgagAAAATCCTGACTCTGTGTATCCCTGTGTTTGGATCAGGATCTACCAGCTCCTCATTGTGTGAGCACTGGGTCAACCGCCTCCCGGGCAGCAGACCGCCCAGCCTGGCCTCGGGGGCCTCCTCCCGTCGGACATCTCTGGCCTCCCTGGCTGAATCCATGGAGTTCCCCGGAGATCGCAGTGAAGACGATGGTGAGACACTCCATATTCTTCTGTATCGGCACGACTGCTTAATCCGTTCTCTTAAACcagttaaaaatataaaatttagGACGTTGTCAATCTTTGTATGTGGCTTGATTTCCTCTCAATCTGTTTTAACCCATAACCCcactgtttttgtgtctctggtGAACTTCTTACTCTTGCTTCTCTTTACcttgtcttctcttcttctgtaGCGTTTAAGCACATACAGGATCTGTCGACTGTGCTCAGTTAAGACCCGAGTGCATGCTCTTAACACTTTCCATTCAGTTTAATATCAGTGCATTAGTTTaaatctctctgtcctttttgtTAAGGAGGATTCTCAACCCGGCCCTTTGTGAGGAGCATTCAACGGCAGAGCTTATCTTCCAGATCCTCCATTGCCAGCCCTCTAGCCTATAGTGAGAATGGGATCAAGCCCTCCTGGTCCCTCTCTGCCAAACTACAGATGAGATCAAATTCACCCTCACGATTCTCTTTAGATTCCCGTTCCTCCCCGCCTCTAGAGAGGATTGGTGAAACGTGCGACGACAAGGTGTTCACCTCTTGCTTCGGCGGCCACAGCAGACATGAGCGCCACCCGAGTAGTAAAGCCCCTCTGGCCATGATGGAAGGTAGCGGTAGCGACGAAGGAAACGGTAAAAGGATTTTGGACGAAGCTTACTGCAGGGCTCCCGTGCAGTCCGACAAGAAGAGTTCGAAGACCGACCCGGTCGACAACAACAATCAGATTTCGGCTCTGGATCAGAATGTGATCGGAACGCCCTCCAAAGAGCAGAAGCATAAGAGCAGCTCGGGAGGATCCCAAAAAGCTGAGGGTTCGACGACCAAGAAAAGCTCAAAGGGCGATTCTGAAAAAACTTCAAAGAAACGCCAGAGTACGTCCTCTTCCCAGAAGTCGCCATCTTCCCAAGTGTCTTCCAGCACTCAAGTGAAGGGTGCCAAAGTGACCAACTCAAAAGAAAAGAGCGATCCTGCCAAGCCCGCCAAGATGGGTTCCTCCGGGACgcccacaaaaaagaaagagtcttCCCAAGTCCAGGAGTCGGCCTCATCAACGCCGACTCAGCGTAAGCAGCGTCTGACTTCCACTCCGCAgtcctctgcctctccctcacCCACCGCCAAGAAGAGCTCCTCTGGGACAGAGAAAAGCACCGCCTCTGGCAAGAAGAAACTGGTGGAGAGGAGTTCCAGCAAGGATTCGGCTCGGACCAGCCCTTTGGTAGACAGGCCAAAAACCAGTGCCACACCACGGACCTCCCTGCCAAAGACCACCGAAGGGGGCCGACCAGAGAGGAGGCCAGTTAGgagctctagcagcagctcctCTGTGACCAGCCTCCGCTCTCCCAGCGTCTCCTCCAAGGACCTTCGCCGCAGCAGCAAGTCTGAGGACAAGGGGCTCTCCTTCTTTAAAAGCGCACTTCGGCAAAAGGAGACCCGCAGGTCGGCCGACCTGGGCAAGACCACCATCCTTGCCAAGAAGGCTGCTGAGAGGACAGCCAGGTCCAGCAGCCAGACTAAACTGAGTGGTGGAGAGGAGGGTGAGCGCTCGGGAAATGCCTCTCGACAGGTCTCGCCAGAGCCGCATTCTAGCAAGACTGTCTGTGAAGACAGGGAGCAACCCTCCAAAACCACTCCTATTAAACGCTCTATTTTACCTGTAGGCAAGTCCAAGTCTTCCACTTCTGAGATGAGTCCTCAGTCTCCCCCTAATGGGAAGAAGCCTCTTGAAAAGATGATATCTTCTAGAAAGCTCTCTTCCAGCATGCAACCCTGTGCACGCCCAACTCAGACGCCTCAGTGATATATTAATAGCAGTTTCATTATTTTCTGTAATGCAGCTATTTTTGATGTGCCTaagatgaatatatatatatatatatatatatatatatatatatatatatatatatctatatatatatgaatataaatataaatatatatatacaaagagtatatagtatatacctgtattttacttttcttaaagaaaatatgtaaattaaCTGAAGCGCCTTTTCTATCCTGCCATGGAAACCAAATCGTTGCCTCTGGCAAGGTATGGTATACGAATCTACTACTGTTCACAGATCTGAATAGGAATGTTTTAACTTAGCACTTTGTATATATTgatgttttttgtctctttctcgctctctctctctctctatctcaaaGTAATACTAAAACATAACTGACAATGtaatatgtcatttttaacttgttactctttttcttcatttgggGGGGGAAATCACCTGTAAAATCAGAATAATGGGCTTGCGATGACGCAGAGGAGGTCCAGTAATATTCTGATGCGTATTCCCTGGACCTCTCTGAAGAGTTGCCCCATTTTAACACTTGGTGCTATTTAAAAATGAGTGTTCTAGTGGCGCTGCCCTGTAAAGACAGAATCACACGCAACGTTTTGGTAGACGACCGAGacatttttaaactgactgtTATCTGACAAGATTTCAGCAGTCTGGCATCTCAAGGGCCACCTCTAAAACGCTGTCGTTACGCCCCCGCGTGTGAAGCGTGAAGTTTATCGCTTTGTTTCCCTTATTGTTTttactaataataattataataactgCCCTTAACACGTTTGAGAGGTTGTCAATGATAAGACCAGTGTAGATCAGATGGTTCAGGAGTGTTTAGGATGTATGTactgtgtatgaatgtgatCTCTCTTAAAGGACGTTTTGTGTAGGACAATCTGTGATCCCACCCTCGTTAGTTCATTCCTCATCTCTGTGTGAATTCATGTGTACTCAGCTTTCCATTTATAGACCGTAGTGAAGGTTGTATATATCTGAATGgattttcctgtcttttttttttccattatggGAGTTTGACAACTGTACTGACATACTTGAACCATCTGCTTGTCTGCCAAATTCATTACCAGCGAATTGGGGCACCTTTTGCTTGGTTTACTTTGCAATTAAGTGGAACctctctccacttttttttttttttttgcaccagtGCAGAATTTCTTTAGAGTAAGCTGTTACTCCTGTCAAAGAGTAATTCAAGttgaaatgttcaaaaatgcCGCATTTTTGAATGCACACTAGATCTGTCCTTgcgagattaaaaaaaaaaacaaaaaacccccacacacacgcacacacattagaATGCTGTAAATATTAAATCAAATCAGCAAGGTATGTTCTGAGAATTATGCCATCCAACAGTTTTATGGGGACATGTTTTCTTCAGAGACTTTGAAATAGGCAGTAACCCTTGGAACCAATTAAATATTGCCTTTCAGATGGTGATTTAAACCACTCTTCGCCTTTTCCCATCCACTCCTAGATGTGGTTTTGCATAACACTATGTTTAGTGATACCAAGGCCAGATTCTCAAGTTTTCCcttgaatataaaaaaaaaaaaggaaagaaaaattggGCTTCAGTCTCAACAACTTGTCCTCTCTAATTGTTGCTGCTGGCAATGCTGTCAGAATGTGTCTCTGCAGATGCAGCGTgaaagtttgtctttttttctttcatttgaagcagtccttttgcaataaaaaaataacacatgtTAGTAGccactcaacacagacatagCTTTTCAGCCATTCTCTGTGGGACTGTTGTCCTGGGCTAGTGTGGCGAAACTTTCAGTAGTTTCTGAAGAGAAGAAGAATCTGGTTAACCATATCTTTGTTTCATCAACATCCTTTCCCTTCATTTAGGTATTTTAGCCGCTAATCTTTTCcgtgatttatttttttcccagtttgctGTGGGACCATATTCCTTGTGCACTGAAGATAAAGTTTGAAGCATTGTGGGAAAGCAGTGTTGCATGAATTTTGTGAATGCATGCTCTAACTATGCAAGGaagtgttctgtatttttccaaaATGCCAGCAGTAGAGAGAATGTGTGGATTGTGTCTCTTTTTATTGCTTGATTTGCACAATTTTTGATTTCATAGTTTCATTGCTCCAAGATTGTAGATGTggtatcgttttttttttaaaaccacttTACAAACTGAATCTGAACTATCCTAAAAAGCTTTGCTGTTATAtaaatggatttgtttttttttgtttgttttgttttttgtttttgttttttatctttttccaCTACATTTTGTGTAGACATAAGCTTTACGGGGATTGTCCACGTTTCTTTGTGTAATGAGTTGTATTGCGTTTTATTGTcttaacttgtttttttttgtttgtttttttttttttttcagtcgttGCTGGTGTCAAAGCTTTTCATGCTCACACATGTCAAAGGCAGGTAGCAGAGCAGGTTATTGCTCTGATCACCAGCATTCATTCCAtcagaaaaacagcaacaacttGAGCTTCAGTGCTCATCCTTATCAGTCACGATGTAATGCTTGGTTTACATTTAAACACTTTGACAGCTTTTCAAGTGAGTGCTGTTTCATTTGATGTCTtaatgtatatgtttttttcttttctaattttatTCTGTATTCATCATCTGACATGTGACGGCATATCAAGCAAGACacatagttgtgtgtgtgtgtgtgtgtgtgtgtgtgtgtgtgtgtgtgtgtgtgtgtgtgtgtgtgtgtgtgcgtgcgtgcgtgtgtgtgtgtgtgcgtgcgtgcatgcgtgagagagagagagagagagagtgtgtgtgtgtcctgtttcGGGGAAAAGTGCTCTGGGCCCCTTTGTACTTGTAATGAAGAAACTCTTGTATCTGTACGTGTATATTGGACACTTGGACTATTGCAAAAGTGCAAATGCAAAGATGGTGGTAAGCAAGCCTTAGGTtagaacattttctttaaacGCTATATAATTAATCAAAAACTCTATCAACATTGAAGTataacctatttttttttttccccctcttggTTTACACACTGGAC is part of the Chanos chanos chromosome 13, fChaCha1.1, whole genome shotgun sequence genome and encodes:
- the usp31 gene encoding ubiquitin carboxyl-terminal hydrolase 31; its protein translation is MSSKASSKEKKSGFSKKLFRRGSVRSVGSFMSRVLKTLTTLSHFGSEVHATEGEKDDGGFASFKNEAKGYVASDDSDCGGFLSGDKIPGVAGLKNHGNTCFMNAILQCLSNTELFAEYLALEQYRDDETEEDKPKTNGVLSQRKGTQNRGEVTEQLAGLVRALWTFEYTPQHSREFKNTVSKNAMQYRGNAQHDAQEFLLWLLDRVHEDLNNLVHPNNRPSIKPPIEEDDGALEGPSLPLSAGSFVQELFQAQYRSSLTCPHCQKQSNTFDPFLCISLPIPLPHTRPLYVTVVYQGKYSHCMRIGVAVPLNSTVSRLREAVSRETKIPPDQFVLTEMYYDGFHRSFCDDDDDLDIIQESDSIFAFETPETFRLENIRSKRGSLLANLNQNNLKYGSECSRTPSFMQGAMNPASPNKNTGNEKMILLICNRACTGHQGRRFGLPFVLYMERTVTWDVLQKEILEKMRHLLRPGVYVQVGPFSLRVVGVVGITYLLPQEEQPLCHPTVERAYKSCGQGGPPHVKIVVEWDKETKDYLFGHIEEEYIPDAESVYLHREQHHQPQACTLAQCFQLYTKEEQLAPDDAWRCPHCKQLQQGRIKLSLWTLPDVLILHLKRFRQEGDRRVKMQNMVRFPLIGMDMAPHMVKRSQSSWSLPSHWSPWRRPYGLGRNPDDYLYDLYAVCNHHGNMHGGHYTAYCKNSIDGRWYCFDDSEVQPIAEEDVCHQTAYILFYQRRTTIPSWSANSSVAGSTSSSLCEHWVNRLPGSRPPSLASGASSRRTSLASLAESMEFPGDRSEDDGGFSTRPFVRSIQRQSLSSRSSIASPLAYSENGIKPSWSLSAKLQMRSNSPSRFSLDSRSSPPLERIGETCDDKVFTSCFGGHSRHERHPSSKAPLAMMEGSGSDEGNGKRILDEAYCRAPVQSDKKSSKTDPVDNNNQISALDQNVIGTPSKEQKHKSSSGGSQKAEGSTTKKSSKGDSEKTSKKRQSTSSSQKSPSSQVSSSTQVKGAKVTNSKEKSDPAKPAKMGSSGTPTKKKESSQVQESASSTPTQRKQRLTSTPQSSASPSPTAKKSSSGTEKSTASGKKKLVERSSSKDSARTSPLVDRPKTSATPRTSLPKTTEGGRPERRPVRSSSSSSSVTSLRSPSVSSKDLRRSSKSEDKGLSFFKSALRQKETRRSADLGKTTILAKKAAERTARSSSQTKLSGGEEGERSGNASRQVSPEPHSSKTVCEDREQPSKTTPIKRSILPVGKSKSSTSEMSPQSPPNGKKPLEKMISSRKLSSSMQPCARPTQTPQ